The following proteins are encoded in a genomic region of Dokdonia donghaensis DSW-1:
- a CDS encoding MFS transporter, with translation MQRTTPYQSPFYIILLVLAGEAVFILPFVLARVFRATVLDVFQITNTELGYCFSIYGIVALISYIIGGPLADKYPPKSLMGIGLILTALGGIVYASNPSLLTLQVLYGFWGFTTIFLFWAAMIKATRVWGGVSNQGKAFGFLDGGRGLVGASFGLLGVVIFSLFIVEDNVALTSAQQVEAFQTIVYASSAIVALVGIIVLLFLKTNVAQQENNTQTITLDAIKTVLKLPSVWLLMIIILCAYVGYKITDIFSLYAKDVMNYSEVDAAKTGTFLLFIRPLVGVIVGFLADRSRASLYLCMGFALSIIGAILFASDILSEDTTVLFFLTIIITALGVYAARVLYFAVMQEGKIPLKLTGTAVGIISFIGYTPDIFAGPMIGYYLDGIPGKEGHFAVFWMLAIFSAVGLVASIAFYRFARTE, from the coding sequence GTGCAACGTACCACACCTTATCAATCTCCTTTTTACATTATACTACTTGTACTAGCTGGCGAGGCTGTATTTATACTTCCTTTTGTACTAGCAAGAGTTTTTAGAGCAACAGTGCTTGACGTATTTCAAATTACAAATACAGAACTAGGCTATTGCTTCTCCATTTATGGGATTGTAGCTTTAATATCATACATAATAGGCGGCCCACTCGCCGATAAATATCCGCCAAAAAGCCTAATGGGTATAGGTCTTATACTCACAGCTCTAGGAGGGATAGTGTATGCTAGTAATCCATCATTGCTCACACTGCAGGTACTTTACGGCTTCTGGGGATTTACGACTATATTTTTATTTTGGGCTGCGATGATTAAAGCTACACGTGTATGGGGTGGAGTTAGTAACCAAGGTAAAGCCTTTGGTTTTCTAGACGGCGGTCGTGGTCTGGTAGGCGCATCTTTTGGGTTGCTAGGAGTTGTTATCTTCTCACTTTTTATAGTAGAAGATAATGTCGCACTTACAAGTGCACAACAAGTAGAAGCTTTCCAAACTATTGTATATGCCTCTTCTGCCATAGTAGCTCTGGTGGGTATTATTGTACTCTTATTTTTGAAAACTAATGTGGCTCAACAAGAAAATAACACGCAAACCATTACGCTAGATGCTATAAAAACAGTCCTTAAACTACCATCTGTGTGGTTACTTATGATCATCATTTTATGTGCCTATGTAGGTTATAAAATCACAGACATATTCTCTCTATATGCAAAAGATGTGATGAATTATAGCGAGGTAGACGCCGCAAAGACGGGTACATTTTTACTATTTATAAGACCGCTAGTGGGTGTTATCGTTGGTTTTCTAGCAGATAGGTCGCGTGCCTCACTTTACCTATGTATGGGCTTTGCACTATCTATTATAGGAGCCATACTTTTTGCCTCAGACATACTTAGTGAAGATACTACCGTACTTTTCTTCTTAACTATCATTATCACAGCTCTTGGAGTTTATGCAGCACGAGTCCTCTACTTTGCTGTTATGCAAGAGGGTAAAATACCGCTTAAGTTAACCGGTACGGCGGTGGGTATTATCTCTTTTATAGGCTATACTCCAGATATTTTTGCAGGGCCTATGATAGGTTATTACCTTGATGGTATTCCTGGTAAAGAAGGTCACTTTGCTGTTTTTTGGATGCTAGCCATCTTTTCGGCAGTGGGGCTTGTGGCGTCTATTGCCTTTTATAGATTTGCTCGTACGGAGTAA
- a CDS encoding nuclear transport factor 2 family protein, with product MNVIEKFYKAFQEGNASGMTACYDDNIVFSDPAFGELQGNRAKAMWHMLIERSNGAMTIAYSDVQVSGNTATAKWTAHYTYGPKKRKVVNHVQAAFALKDGKIIAHHDTFDMYTWSKQALGTPGLLLGWTGFMRNKIQQKTNGLLDAYMRRNSSKNYQAI from the coding sequence ATGAATGTTATAGAAAAATTTTACAAAGCCTTTCAAGAAGGTAATGCCAGCGGGATGACTGCTTGCTATGACGATAATATCGTATTTTCAGATCCTGCTTTTGGAGAGCTTCAAGGCAATCGAGCAAAAGCTATGTGGCATATGCTTATAGAACGCTCAAACGGCGCTATGACCATAGCTTATAGTGATGTCCAAGTTTCTGGTAATACAGCAACAGCAAAATGGACGGCTCATTATACCTACGGCCCAAAAAAGCGAAAGGTTGTAAACCACGTCCAGGCGGCGTTTGCTCTTAAGGATGGAAAAATTATAGCACATCACGACACCTTTGATATGTACACGTGGTCAAAGCAGGCACTGGGCACTCCAGGGTTACTATTAGGTTGGACAGGCTTTATGCGTAATAAAATCCAACAGAAAACAAACGGCTTACTCGACGCTTATATGAGGCGTAATAGTTCTAAAAACTATCAAGCTATTTAA
- a CDS encoding dienelactone hydrolase family protein has product MKPLRKEDISQEVFDLYDDYAHNKIDRRVFIERLSVFTVGAVTLPALLSFISPDYETTQTVSKDDPTIESVFINYDSPKGGGSIKALYSKPVNASGKLPGVIVVHENRGLNPYIEDVGRRTAKAGFLSLAPDALSPLGGYPGNDDEGRAMQRKRDRLEMIEDFIAAYHHLKNHKDCNGKVAVVGFCFGGWVSNMMAVLIPDLVAAVPFYGRQPDDEQAAEVKAPLLLQYGGLDKRVNAGWPAYEKVLTANNIPHTAHFYEGANHGFHNNTTPRYDEKAATLAWDRTIAFFNKYLTA; this is encoded by the coding sequence ATGAAACCGCTACGCAAAGAAGATATCTCACAAGAAGTTTTTGACCTTTATGATGATTATGCTCACAATAAAATAGATCGCAGAGTTTTTATTGAGCGATTATCAGTATTTACTGTAGGTGCGGTGACCCTTCCAGCGCTATTGAGTTTTATAAGTCCAGATTATGAGACTACACAAACGGTCTCAAAAGATGATCCTACCATAGAAAGTGTTTTTATAAACTATGACTCACCAAAAGGTGGTGGCTCTATCAAGGCTTTATACAGTAAGCCTGTAAACGCATCTGGCAAATTACCAGGGGTCATTGTGGTACACGAGAACAGAGGTCTTAATCCTTATATAGAAGACGTAGGTAGACGTACTGCAAAGGCAGGATTCTTATCTCTAGCTCCAGATGCATTATCACCGCTGGGCGGCTATCCTGGTAATGATGATGAAGGCCGTGCAATGCAACGCAAGCGAGATAGACTGGAGATGATTGAAGATTTTATTGCCGCATATCACCATCTTAAAAATCACAAAGATTGTAATGGTAAGGTAGCTGTGGTAGGCTTTTGTTTTGGCGGGTGGGTTTCTAATATGATGGCCGTGCTTATTCCAGATCTCGTTGCTGCTGTCCCATTTTATGGTAGACAACCAGACGATGAGCAAGCCGCAGAAGTTAAGGCTCCGCTCCTACTACAATATGGCGGGCTTGATAAGCGTGTAAATGCTGGCTGGCCAGCTTACGAGAAGGTACTAACAGCAAATAATATCCCACACACGGCACATTTTTATGAAGGCGCAAATCACGGTTTTCATAATAATACAACACCAAGATATGATGAGAAAGCCGCTACCCTAGCCTGGGATAGAACAATTGCCTTTTTTAATAAGTACCTTACAGCCTAA
- a CDS encoding M20/M25/M40 family metallo-hydrolase encodes MKIRITSLVLCMLMGTILTAQRDNATVQALIKEATQNSQLESLAHQITDVLGPRLVGTPQMQAANDWAVKQYASWGIEARNEQWGEWRGWERGISHIDMLEPRVQSLRGTQLAWNPSTSKEGVTAEVITLPTIKNATEFKKWLPTVKGKIVLISKPQITGRPDYNWEEFATEKSFSKMKKQRDSLSNLWNDKIQRTGYTSRGLPEALENAGAVGIVTSNWSRGFGVNKIFSARTKEIPTVDLELEDYGMLYRLSESGNTPKINITAISKELGTVPTFNTIAEIKGTEKPEEYVILSAHFDSWDGGTGATDNGTGTLVMMEAMRVLKKIYPNPKRTILVGHWGSEEQGLNGSRAFVEDHPEIVAKVQASFNQDNGTGRVVRLNGGGFLRSYDYLNRWLNAVPKEITDEIETTFPGAPARGGSDYASFQAAGAPGFSLSSLSWSYWNYTWHTNRDTYDKIVFDDVRNNVILTAILTYMASEDPEFTSREQAVLPLDRRSGKQREWPTPRSPIRKGGLD; translated from the coding sequence ATGAAAATACGTATTACTTCACTTGTACTTTGTATGCTTATGGGCACAATACTCACAGCTCAAAGAGACAATGCTACGGTGCAGGCTTTAATAAAGGAAGCCACACAAAATTCACAGTTAGAATCACTTGCCCACCAGATCACAGATGTGCTTGGCCCAAGACTTGTGGGTACACCACAAATGCAAGCTGCAAATGACTGGGCTGTAAAACAATATGCATCTTGGGGTATTGAGGCTCGTAATGAGCAATGGGGAGAATGGCGAGGATGGGAACGAGGAATTTCTCACATAGATATGCTCGAGCCCAGAGTACAGAGTTTAAGAGGTACGCAACTAGCGTGGAATCCAAGTACTTCAAAGGAAGGCGTTACTGCAGAGGTTATCACCCTACCTACTATTAAAAACGCAACGGAATTTAAAAAATGGCTACCAACTGTAAAGGGTAAGATTGTTCTTATTTCAAAACCGCAAATCACGGGACGCCCAGATTATAACTGGGAAGAGTTTGCTACCGAAAAGTCGTTTTCTAAAATGAAAAAACAACGCGACTCTCTATCAAACTTATGGAATGACAAAATACAACGCACGGGATACACTAGTAGAGGTTTACCAGAAGCATTAGAAAATGCAGGAGCCGTAGGCATCGTGACTTCTAACTGGTCAAGAGGTTTTGGAGTTAATAAGATATTTAGTGCTAGAACAAAAGAAATACCTACCGTAGATCTTGAACTAGAAGACTACGGTATGCTTTATAGACTAAGTGAATCTGGTAATACTCCTAAAATAAATATTACAGCAATCTCAAAAGAACTGGGTACCGTACCCACATTTAATACCATAGCAGAAATAAAGGGGACAGAAAAGCCAGAGGAGTATGTCATATTATCGGCTCATTTTGACTCTTGGGATGGTGGTACAGGAGCTACGGACAATGGAACGGGTACTCTTGTAATGATGGAAGCTATGCGTGTACTTAAAAAAATCTATCCTAACCCAAAACGTACTATACTAGTAGGTCATTGGGGAAGTGAAGAACAAGGGCTTAATGGCTCAAGAGCCTTTGTAGAAGATCACCCAGAAATTGTGGCAAAAGTACAAGCATCATTTAATCAAGATAATGGTACAGGTCGTGTTGTGCGCCTTAATGGTGGAGGGTTCTTACGTAGTTACGATTATTTAAACAGATGGTTAAATGCTGTACCTAAGGAAATAACAGATGAGATAGAAACTACATTTCCTGGTGCGCCAGCACGAGGAGGGTCAGACTATGCTTCATTTCAAGCGGCTGGAGCTCCAGGGTTTAGTCTCAGTAGTTTGAGCTGGTCATACTGGAATTATACCTGGCACACCAACCGTGACACTTATGACAAGATAGTTTTTGATGATGTACGCAATAATGTAATCCTTACTGCAATACTTACATATATGGCTAGTGAAGATCCAGAATTTACCTCTCGTGAGCAAGCAGTGCTCCCACTAGATAGAAGGTCTGGTAAACAAAGAGAATGGCCTACGCCTCGTTCTCCTATAAGAAAAGGAGGACTTGATTAA
- a CDS encoding B12-binding domain-containing radical SAM protein has protein sequence MEDVLLITPPFTQLNTPYPATAYIKGFLNTIDITSYQMDLGIEVILNVFTSDSFQEIFDSVKTQDLALSENAQRILALSSQYVQPLDEVIAFLQGKNQTLARQICTDNFLPRASRFEQLDDLSWAFGEMGMQDKAKHLATLYLEDLSDFLVECVDPNFGFSRYAERLGQSANNFDELYNELQQELTYIDEITIGLLEARLRESVPKLVLLSVPFPGNLYSALRCGAYIKKNYPEVKVAMGGGFPNTELRSITDTRVFEFINFITLDDGELPVALLIDAVIHKVENPTYKRTFLIENSAVVYKNNTARQDYKQAQVGTPDYNDLLLDKYISVIEIVNPMHSLWSDGRWNKLTMAHGCYWGKCTFCDISLDYIKIYEPVAARTLVNRMEALIAQTGENGFHFVDEAAPPALMKAVALEILRRGLVVTWWTNIRFEKNFTADLCLLLKESGCIAVSGGLEVASDRLLKLIDKGVTVAQVAQVTRNFTAANIMVHSYLMYGYPTQTLQETVDSLEMVRQLFELGIIQSGFWHQFALTAHSPVGQDPEAYGVTPHYNEITFANNDVDFTDSTGIDHSSFSYGLKKSLFNYMHGIGFEMPLQDWFDFTIPASTIDPYYIEDCLNTETDLKVKPTAKIVWIGTMPIVSYFSKKKRQLATLLFHTTSDEFTITLSEEEARWVIAILPALSPQSEQLMTFSKLKNSYEEQFEHFELFWFSKPIETLKEIGLLVL, from the coding sequence TTGGAAGACGTATTACTCATAACACCACCCTTTACACAGCTCAACACGCCATACCCGGCAACAGCATACATAAAAGGGTTTCTTAATACTATAGATATCACAAGCTACCAGATGGATCTAGGTATTGAGGTAATACTTAATGTATTTACCAGTGATAGTTTTCAAGAAATATTTGATAGTGTAAAAACACAAGATCTAGCACTCTCAGAAAATGCACAGCGCATACTCGCACTTAGCTCACAGTACGTGCAACCGCTAGATGAAGTAATTGCCTTCTTGCAAGGCAAAAACCAGACGCTTGCTAGGCAAATTTGCACAGATAACTTCTTACCGCGTGCCTCTCGCTTTGAACAACTAGATGATCTCTCTTGGGCTTTTGGTGAGATGGGAATGCAAGACAAAGCAAAGCATCTTGCTACTTTGTATCTAGAAGATTTATCAGATTTTCTAGTAGAATGTGTGGACCCAAATTTTGGTTTTAGTAGATATGCAGAACGTCTAGGTCAAAGCGCAAATAACTTTGACGAATTATATAACGAGTTACAGCAAGAACTCACATATATAGATGAGATAACAATTGGGTTGCTAGAAGCCCGCCTTCGCGAAAGCGTTCCAAAACTAGTACTACTCTCAGTACCTTTTCCCGGAAATTTATACAGCGCCCTGAGATGTGGTGCTTACATCAAAAAAAATTACCCGGAAGTAAAAGTGGCTATGGGCGGTGGATTTCCTAACACAGAGCTGCGCTCTATTACAGATACCAGAGTTTTTGAGTTTATAAATTTTATCACGCTAGATGATGGTGAGCTACCCGTTGCATTGCTCATAGATGCCGTGATACATAAAGTTGAAAACCCCACCTACAAGCGTACTTTTCTCATAGAAAACAGTGCTGTGGTTTATAAAAATAACACAGCAAGACAAGATTATAAGCAAGCACAAGTAGGAACTCCAGATTATAATGACTTGCTACTAGACAAGTATATCTCTGTGATAGAGATTGTAAACCCTATGCACAGCCTCTGGAGCGATGGTAGGTGGAACAAACTCACAATGGCACACGGCTGCTACTGGGGTAAGTGCACTTTTTGTGATATCTCACTAGACTACATTAAGATTTATGAACCCGTTGCGGCACGCACGCTTGTAAATCGTATGGAAGCGCTTATCGCTCAAACGGGTGAAAACGGTTTTCACTTTGTAGATGAAGCCGCACCTCCGGCTCTTATGAAGGCCGTTGCATTAGAAATACTGCGCAGAGGACTTGTAGTAACTTGGTGGACAAATATTAGGTTTGAAAAAAACTTTACTGCAGATCTATGTTTATTACTTAAAGAGTCTGGATGTATTGCCGTCTCTGGAGGGCTTGAGGTAGCTTCAGACAGGCTACTTAAACTTATAGATAAAGGCGTGACAGTTGCCCAAGTTGCACAAGTTACTCGCAACTTTACAGCGGCAAATATTATGGTACACTCCTACCTTATGTATGGATATCCTACACAGACGTTACAAGAAACGGTAGATAGCCTTGAGATGGTGAGACAGCTCTTCGAGCTAGGAATTATACAATCTGGATTTTGGCACCAGTTTGCGCTTACAGCTCACAGCCCAGTGGGACAAGATCCAGAGGCATATGGCGTGACACCCCATTATAACGAGATTACCTTTGCAAATAATGATGTAGACTTTACAGATAGTACAGGGATAGACCACTCGAGCTTTAGCTACGGACTCAAGAAATCGCTCTTTAATTATATGCACGGTATAGGCTTTGAGATGCCGTTACAAGACTGGTTTGACTTTACTATTCCAGCATCTACTATAGATCCATATTACATAGAAGACTGTCTTAATACAGAAACAGACTTAAAGGTAAAGCCTACCGCAAAAATAGTTTGGATAGGTACAATGCCTATCGTGAGTTACTTCTCAAAGAAAAAGAGACAGCTTGCCACGCTCCTATTTCACACCACGAGTGATGAGTTTACGATTACTCTCAGTGAGGAAGAAGCGAGATGGGTTATTGCTATACTACCGGCTCTAAGCCCTCAGAGTGAGCAGTTAATGACTTTCTCAAAACTTAAAAACTCGTATGAAGAACAATTTGAGCACTTTGAGCTTTTTTGGTTTTCAAAACCTATAGAGACACTTAAAGAAATAGGCCTATTAGTACTGTAA
- a CDS encoding glycosidase: protein MANHTSQIPNGVMLNAYPDSIGTNLSDIVALLQEPALKDVFSLFYVLPTFFNSDLDRGFSIIDYNINKELVSQADLDALKELDIMLKFDIVLNHLSVGSPQFKDILKNGDASPFKDFFIDWNNFWKNHTASYKDGVAVPEKQYLDKLFMRKPGLPVLNVLFPDGTERPYWNTFYQKITLHPITLEDIAHLGLSQDDRDHTITLINEIIAAGGTLDQLRFRESVQPHKQDVLNIVHKNRSYLGQMDVNANAPEVWDFYDETLRKVASFGCKILRLDAFAYLHKEVGQTNFFNKPGTWTYLERIRQIAEKYDLTLLPEIHSEYGLGLHDEVASEGYQIYDFFFPGLVIHTIETGDNTALTKWAKEVVTKGYKTVNMLGCHDGIPVLDLKGIIDKKGNTHQGLLKDREIEHIIDTILNRGGRIKNIYDPEGNKISYYQVNATFYSALGEDDNKLLLARALQIFMPGIPQVWYLDLFAGKNDYAAADAAGAGGHKEINRTTLTQQDITSGLQKPVVQMQLEMLRLRNTSPAFNGTMAITNNTTSEMHITWSNDVNKVVLQANLKTNRFKISYQENGENVVITNE, encoded by the coding sequence ATGGCAAATCATACTTCGCAAATCCCTAACGGCGTTATGCTCAACGCATATCCAGATAGCATAGGTACTAACCTCAGTGATATTGTTGCATTGCTTCAAGAACCAGCGCTTAAGGATGTATTTTCACTATTTTACGTCTTACCTACTTTTTTTAATAGTGACCTAGACAGGGGGTTTTCTATCATAGATTACAATATTAATAAAGAGCTTGTCTCTCAAGCAGATCTTGACGCACTTAAAGAGCTAGATATTATGCTCAAATTTGATATTGTGCTCAACCACCTTTCTGTGGGTTCTCCACAGTTTAAGGATATATTAAAAAACGGTGACGCATCGCCTTTCAAAGACTTCTTTATAGACTGGAATAACTTCTGGAAAAATCATACCGCAAGTTATAAAGATGGCGTTGCAGTTCCAGAAAAGCAATATTTGGACAAGTTATTTATGCGTAAGCCAGGCCTACCTGTTCTTAACGTACTTTTTCCAGACGGCACAGAGCGCCCCTACTGGAATACTTTTTACCAAAAAATCACCCTACACCCCATTACTCTTGAAGACATAGCACATCTAGGTCTATCACAAGATGATAGAGATCACACTATAACTCTTATTAATGAGATCATAGCAGCAGGAGGAACACTGGACCAATTACGCTTTCGCGAAAGCGTACAACCCCACAAGCAAGATGTATTAAACATAGTACATAAAAATAGATCATACCTGGGCCAGATGGATGTAAATGCAAATGCGCCAGAAGTATGGGATTTTTATGATGAAACACTTCGCAAGGTAGCAAGTTTTGGATGTAAGATACTACGTCTTGATGCCTTTGCTTACTTACATAAAGAAGTAGGACAGACTAACTTTTTTAATAAACCCGGCACTTGGACCTACTTAGAGCGCATACGCCAGATTGCCGAAAAGTATGATCTTACCCTTTTACCAGAAATACACTCAGAGTATGGACTAGGTCTCCACGACGAGGTGGCAAGCGAGGGATATCAGATTTATGATTTTTTCTTTCCGGGTCTAGTGATTCATACCATTGAGACTGGTGATAATACGGCACTCACAAAATGGGCTAAAGAAGTTGTTACAAAGGGCTATAAGACCGTAAATATGCTAGGTTGCCACGACGGGATTCCTGTTTTAGACCTTAAGGGCATCATAGATAAAAAAGGAAATACACACCAAGGACTACTTAAAGACCGAGAGATTGAGCATATTATAGATACGATACTTAACCGTGGTGGTCGTATTAAAAATATATACGACCCAGAGGGTAATAAAATCTCATACTACCAAGTAAATGCAACCTTTTACAGTGCGCTAGGTGAAGATGATAATAAGCTACTACTGGCAAGAGCGTTACAAATTTTTATGCCAGGTATCCCACAGGTGTGGTACCTAGACCTCTTTGCGGGTAAAAATGACTATGCCGCTGCAGATGCTGCAGGAGCAGGCGGTCATAAAGAAATTAACCGCACCACACTTACTCAACAAGATATTACATCTGGCTTACAGAAACCAGTGGTACAGATGCAACTAGAGATGCTTAGATTACGTAATACATCTCCCGCTTTTAATGGTACGATGGCCATAACAAACAACACTACAAGCGAAATGCATATCACGTGGTCTAATGATGTAAACAAGGTGGTATTACAAGCAAACCTTAAAACAAATCGCTTTAAAATCTCATACCAAGAGAATGGAGAGAACGTGGTTATCACTAATGAGTAG